The following are encoded together in the Theileria orientalis strain Shintoku DNA, chromosome 1, complete genome genome:
- a CDS encoding uncharacterized protein (membrane attack complex component/perforin/complement C9 family protein), whose amino-acid sequence MYNRAVFVALKLFSLHLLHKVCTGITQNNIIPLVIYGLFLLAVTLSLPCEAKKLTSLDVSGSSNEPGGLVDGTRNKKNLKPTKTKKTKKNLSDKPKKPKKKGLATIKSKVKKVKKRLSKPKINLGVFKDLLFNGGSKKKKKLSKKAGKKKSTKNETTENKELSGTSDLSGGLNDLVNGEEPSLGEPQSPAEQPTPLEPSVPAPVNEENELNDQSTTDSSSDDWAIDGLNDLLNDNSDVVGRKPSRGGSNSLYQVTDKGEMGYNDAKTKSRNSSFLTIQEYDKTTDDTFNLEDALDPPETTTKGPKGNVNVTIIKMQETRLGPHGPHINNAEEEAEVTRQKQEYTKRYFVGLKNSLGPTNETEEDDLLKDDTDLFKDDEDLNPKPKKTSERTDEANALFNPGPLDELKDNLKTATDGITGVLDRTGAKDKLKDLFGLGGNEEKTKDEKKDDVKKGSEADASSDKEGKPIKSKSKIEDISPAHKTEYKEKLVDSTFDKDFKHYMGDSEFGTAINYYKGHEVSGDSTKGTSNVVFYNPRDPAEDWNNAGLAASLRYLGSGYDIIFGNPLGDPVVMMDQGYRNPVIKLDWNVEYLNSDGANLKEPHGSWVRPEFSCRQSETIDHINTVEDFKKELSIDAQASYGIPYFFSFSGSTGYKNFVKSTATNKVRTYITKTYCLRYVAGIVNFNSLDTTEEFRKAVSDLPNYFDSQACTLELFKNNEDDPLCVNSVKPWVKFIKMFGTHFTTIVHLGGKITHQVQINKSDVLDMQQHGVNIDVAVKAAISPSLLDNLSVGAKTDSESSRRSESEHFKYEKQVLVIGGDGLVDSKDLNSLNCWTKDLYKKPMPIKIKLESIKSLLTSDKQRESFEEALKFYSETYGVSPDEIYKKYGREFGIASLVQKGYQVVYSGNKSGSAVCPPKTVIIMGFTMTIMKKKNFIGKNEFVINITHCPVGEEKCLVSNDNQMSESRIWAVCGEDTIPLLNQQTSVKLDEPATATCPSGYSIAYGFAFSIPKGNKASSTDSYPCRPGTLSCTHESTDKSATNAIWIACVENGAPQLTDISNHMVSTSSRHCSSKAKDNEYSDNVCPTNSKLIAGWSMDFSESDSQGFNQIQKCSKNTPGCKVDTKMATEAHCRSHYSWVSCLHEAVKAQ is encoded by the exons AACACTTAGTTTACCCTGCGAAGCAAAAAAATTGACCAGTTTGGATGTTTCTGGGTCAAGCAATGAACCCGGCGGTCTTGTGGATGGAAcaaggaataaaaaaaatctAAAACCAACGAAAACAAAGAAAACGAAAAAGAATTTGTCAGATAAACCTAAAAAGCCAAAAAAGAAAG gaCTAGCCACCATAAAATCCAAAGTAAAGAAAGTTAAAAAGCGCCTTTCTAAACCTAAGATTAATCTTGGTGTGTTTAAAgatttattgtttaatgGCGGTTcgaaaaaaaagaagaagttgtCTAAGAAGGCTGGAAAAAAGAAGTCTACCAAAA ATGAGACCACTGAAAACAAGGAGTTGAGTGGAACATCAGATTTGTCTGGAGGTTTAAATGATTTGGTAAACGGAGAAGAGCCATCTCTAGGGGAGCCACAATCTCCCGCCGAGCAGCCAACACCTCTTGAACCGTCAGTGCCTGCTCCTGTCAATGAGgaaaatgaattaaatgACCAGTCGACTACGGACAGCTCTTCAGACGACTGGGCAATAGATGGTTTGAACGATTTGTTGAATGATAACAGTGACGTCGTTGGAAGAAAACCTAGCCGTGGTGGCTCCAATTCGCTATACCAGGTCACAGATAAAGGGGAAATGGGCTACAACGATGCCAAAACAAAGTCAAGAAACTCTTCCTTTCTCACAATTCAAGAGTATGACAAAACAACTGAtgacacatttaatttagaaGATGCTCTCGACCCACCAGAAACCACAACTAAGGGCCCGAAAGGTAACGTGAatgtaacaataataaaaat gCAAGAAACCAGGCTCGGACCTCATGGACCTCATATTAACAACGCCGAGGAAGAAGCCGAAGTCACTCGTCAGAAACAAGAATACACTAAAAGGTACTTTGTTGGCTTAAAAAACAGTTTAGGTCCAACAAACGAgactgaagaagatgacTTGTTAAAGGACGACACTGATCTTTTTAAAGATGACGAAGATTTGAACCCGAAACCAAAGAAAACGTCAGAAAGAACAGATGAGGCAAATGCACTTTTTAACCCAGGACCCTTAGATGAGCTAAAGGATAACTTGAAGACAGCAACGGATGGAATAACGGGCGTATTGGATAGAACCGGAGCAAAGgataagctgaaggactTGTTTGGGTTGGGAGGAAATGAAGAGAAAACTAAGGATGAGAAGAAAGATGATGTTAAAAAGGGGTCTGAAGCAGATGCAAGTAGTGATAAGGAAGGAAAACCAATAAAAAGTAAGAGTAAAATCGAGGACATAAGCCCAGCACATAAGACAGAGTACAAAGAAAAGTTAGTGGACAGCACATTCGATAAGGACTTTAAGCACTATATGGGAGACTCAGAGTTCGGCACAGCAATAAACTACTACAAGGGACACGAAGTTAGCGGAGACTCAACGAAGGGAACAAGTAACGTAGTGTTTTATAACCCGCGAGACCCAGCAGAGGATTGGAACAACGCAGGTTTGGCAGCCTCGCTGAGGTACCTGGGCTCAGGATACGACATCATCTTCGGAAATCCACTCGGAGACCCCGTAGTGATGATGGACCAGGGGTACAGGAACCCGGTGATAAAGCTGGACTGGAATGTCGAGTACCTGAATAGCGATGGGGCAAACCTGAAGGAACCGCACGGAAGCTGGGTGAGGCCAGAGTTCTCGTGCAGGCAATCAGAAACG ATTGATCACATAAACACGGTCGAGGACTTCAAAAAGGAACTGTCAATAGACGCACAGGCGTCATACGGCATACCGTACTTTTTCAGCTTCTCAGGGTCGACGGGCTACAAGAACTTCGTGAAGTCGACGGCGACGAACAAGGTGAGGACGTACATAACGAAGACGTACTGCCTGCGCTACGTGGCAGGAATAGTCAACTTTAACTCTCTGGACACGACGGAGGAGTTCAGAAAGGCAGTCTCTGACCTGCCGAACTACTTCGACTCGCAAGCGTGCACTCTGGAGCTGTTCAAAAATAACGAGGACGACCCATTGTGCGTTAACTCAGTGAAGCCGTGGGTGAAGTTCATTAAGATGTTCGGAACTCATTTTACAACAATCGTGCACCTGGGAGGAAAGATAACGCACCAAGTGCAAATAAACAAGTCGGATGTGCTGGATATGCAACAGCACGGAGTGAACATAGATGTCGCAGTGAAGGCGGCAATATCGCCgtcgctgctggacaaccTGAGCGTGGGAGCAAAAACGGACTCAGAGAGCTCAAGAAGAAGCGAAAGCGAGCACTTTAAGTACGAAAAGCAAGTGCTGGTGATAGGAGGCGACGGGCTAGTGGACAGCAAGGACCTCAACAGCCTGAACTGCTGGACGAAGGACCTGTACAAGAAGCCAATGCCAATCAAGATTAAGCTGGAGTCGATAAAGTCGCTGCTGACAAGCGACAAGCAGAGGGAGTCGTTTGAAGAGGCGCTTAAGTTTTACTCGGAGACGTACGGAGTGAGTCCCGACGAAATATACAAGAAATACGGACGCGAGTTTGGAATAGCATCACTG GTGCAAAAGGGGTATCAGGTGGTATACAGTGGCAACAAGTCAGGAAGTGCAGTGTGTCCGCCCAAAACAGTTATCATAATGGGATTTACAATGACCataatgaagaagaagaacttCATTGGGAAAAATGAGTTCGTTATCAACATCACCCACTGCCCAGTGGGAGAAGAAAAGTGTCTAGTCTCAAACGACAATCAAATGTCAGAGTCGAGAATATGGGCAGTGTGCGGAGAGGACACAATACCACTGCTAAACCAACAAACTTCAGTAAAGCTTGATGAACCG GCCACTGCAACCTGCCCATCAGGCTATTCTATCGCATACGGATTCGCATTTTCAATCCCCAAGGGAAACAAAGCATCGTCTACCGACTCGTACCCTTGTAGACCAGGAACGCTATCCTGTACTCACGAATCGACAGATAAGTCAGCGACAAACGCGATCTGGATAGCATGTGTGGAGAACGGAGCACCGCAATTAACA GATATATCAAACCATATGGTGAGTACAAGCAGTCGCCACTGCTCATCTAAAGCAAAAGACAATGAATACAGCGACAACGTGTGTCCGACAAACTCTAAGCTCATAGCAG gTTGGTCCATGGACTTCAGCGAGTCAGACAGTCAGGGGTTTAACCAGATACAAAAGTGCTCAAAAAATACACCAGGATGTAAAGTAGATACGAAAATGGCAACGGAAGCGCACTGTAGATCACACTATTCATGGGTTTCGTGCCTACATGAAGCAGTAAAAGCGCAATGA